The sequence CTTAGTTACTTAAGAATCAAATGACAAAACATTTCACCTTTTAATCTCTGTCAATAAGTGCTTGATAATGTTTCAGGAAACACTGGATCCCAAAaacctttaaaaatttattatatatattacataacataaaaaagtgataataaaataaaatattataccaaaTATACCTTCTGGTGTATTTGGTCGCTCATATATGCGTCGATGTCGCGAGCATTGATTCATccgtttttttaattcttcttctggcaatgacaaattcttataatactaaaaatcaattatcataaattacttttttatgagaaatagatttatatttatttatttatttatatttgtttatttatatattttttatttattcctatctcatataactatattattaatatcggaTTACTTCTCTGCATTCCCAGCAATCCCAGCCGTTTAACTTTGCTCTGTCTGCTTTACGTCGCATGTTAAGATGCTCAGGATTTTTCCTCTTGAGTTTTAAACACCGTTTGACTTTAGATGTAACACTTCTTTGCGTAGGACTGACTTCTATCACACCTTTAGAAATTTCACTAGTGTTGTTTGCTAGTgttgtaacattattttcagTTATTATAACATGTGCATTTGCAGTAGCATTTGCTACAGAAACCTCTTCAATAAAATTCTGTTCTACACATGCAATATATTAGCTGCCTTATGTTTCTCTATACCTGAGGACAGTAATGCAAGTCGAGAGTGTCTCATCATCAGTCTCTTCTTTAAATATGGTGTAATTGGTGTAGAGATCATCGATGGACTTTCTGGCCGTTTATTTTCgtcggaattaaaattattagtacttgtatttattgtatctAATCCCAATATATCTAATGTATCTAATTCCAATAATGGGATACTGCTTTCTTGCATATTAGAGTTATTCAAGTGTTGTACTTCATCCTTTGTTTTCGTACAAGGTGTATTGACTGtcatatgataaaaaatgatcACGAAAtcacaatacatatataataattaatcaatgaattaaaatatgtttataaataataccgAATTTTGCTTGTACTCCAGAGGGTCGATtatgtatttcaaaacttAGTAAAAAGTGGGCGAATTTTCACCAGGTGTTAAccaatgaaattataaatattgtagtaAATTcgctcacttttgtaatttttactcaGTTTTGAAGAGTACACAATCGACCCCCAGATAGAACAGAGAAAGTAACAATTTTGACGTCATTTTGACTAGGTTTTctgtcacacacacacacacacacacacacacacacattataGATAAGATActtcaaaaagaaagaaaaataggaaaaaattaaatacttcgTAAATGTGGCATATTCCCCCGAGTTAccctacatatatacacatacaggGTGTCTTAATCGATCATCctcaaaaacttttttatttgtgattcTAGAAAGAAATgcttcagacaaaagttggtTGATTTAAAAGGGGACATATGATTCCAATGTGAGACGTGTCATACATGTTatcattttcaagaaattttaaaggagacgaatttcttaaatagaacttgattttttctttaaaataacagTTATAGATCTCGTCGAGACGTAtttaaaacactataataaagctctctttcgttaagaatttcctgagatatttaaaattttattatagataatatttttaatataaaatatgaaaaatatctcgtaaaatattcACTTTTGGATAacgtagaataatgaaaggaatttattattgtaaaacaaaacagttattttaaaaaaattaattgcattttgtagatacattcaattttgcacaattgcaaatgtaaaaattattattattcctttcattattctatgtacaaaaatatgaagGCAAAGTTATGGAAAAGTGAATTATActtcatgaaatatttcattattaaaagtagtataacaaaattttaaatatctcaagaaattcttaataaaagagggctttattatagtgttttgaaaacgtctcaacgagatctacaacttttatcccaaagaaaaaatcaagttttatttaaaaaattaatcttctttacaatttcttgaaaattatgaCATGTATGACATGACTCACATTGGAATCATATGTCCCCCTtcaaaccaaacaacttttgtctgaagcatttctttctaaaatcacaaataaaagtttttggGGGTGATTGATTACAATGGGACACcctgtgtgtatatatatatttggtatatatatatatatatatatatatatatatatatatgtatataacaaataCCTGCgtgttcttttatatattttacacacacacacacttaaAAGCCTAATTAttcgtaaattaaatttagtatACATAGATTGGGGAAAACtgttaaatatgaaattttaccaTATGTGTTTCTTGTTGCTGCTTTATCAATACGTAATGGATCGTCCACTGAATTGTTACCATATGTGTTTTCTGTTGCTGCTTTATCGATATGTAATGGATCGTCCACTGAATTGTCAGGGGAACCGTCTGGTACTTCCAAACTGTCTGATATGTTACTGAGTGCTTGGCTAAGAAgtgctttatttaaaacaatggGTGCTGCGTCACTTTTCTTGTGAGGTATATCGTCATCCGTGCTTCCAACTTGTATTTGTGTATATGCTCTCTTCAGTCTCCTCTTTCCTTGCTTTAAGTTATCTGTAATAAATTGACttcaattattatagaaatatctgTATTTAGTCTGGATGTAACAGATTTTCAATGTTACATGTTTACTTACGTGCATAACTAATTATTTCGACGCTAAAATGTTCCCATGTTTTCTCGggtttttttaatgtaactaTCCACTCCTCTAATTTAGAGTAGTCTTTCTTGTCGGGATATTGACAATACACTTTTTTGCCCTTTGTGGTGATCCATGACGACGGTATCAGGTCTATCAAATTGTCGCTTTCCTTCTTTGGGAGGAATAATACTATAGCATATAAACTGTCTTCTGCATCTGCCATCTgacacaaaattttaattaatatgcatGGCTGCGTGCGTTGtttctttttgaaaatctTCGTTGAGGAAAAGACATTAAGGAGCCTGTGCTCCTTGGGGAGTGTGCGGGATTTTTACCCGTTGAAACCACTTCCCTTTTCACcgagtgtgtgcgtgcgcgcgcgtgtatgtgtgtgagtgtgcatgtgtgtgttattaaatgttaacaTTATCAAtggtaatattttatttatatcttgagAACCAAGTCGGTGAAATATTTCTCGCTGAATGATCATGCGTTTGACGTATTACGGTGTACAGTTCATGGACATTGTTCTTATCAAATATCATGAGGAccaaattacattttcttacAGAATATGTGGAGAATATGTCGAGAATaagtaacatataaaaattatatataaaaataattgcggTACAATATTCTTCTTTGAATTAgtcatgtaaaaaattatttcaaattatttacgaGTGCACAAGAATCATATTATGTATGCAATAACGAAATTATGTATAGTAAATTATTGATATGTAACAGAATACATTTACATAGTATATCTTTTAGAGGGAACATATCTTTTGATTCCGCAAATTTATTTCCAACAAAAACTCCAACCTTTTTTGATGAGATAGGATATTTAAAAGCTTCTTGTAAATCAATCAATTCATATcctaacaaataaaaat comes from Temnothorax longispinosus isolate EJ_2023e unplaced genomic scaffold, Tlon_JGU_v1 HiC_scaffold_559, whole genome shotgun sequence and encodes:
- the LOC139824763 gene encoding uncharacterized protein — protein: MADAEDSLYAIVLFLPKKESDNLIDLIPSSWITTKGKKVYCQYPDKKDYSKLEEWIVTLKKPEKTWEHFSVEIISYAHNLKQGKRRLKRAYTQIQVGSTDDDIPHKKSDAAPIVLNKALLSQALSNISDSLEVPDGSPDNSVDDPLHIDKAATENTYGNNSVDDPLRIDKAATRNTYVNTPCTKTKDEVQHLNNSNMQESSIPLLELDTLDILGLDTINTSTNNFNSDENKRPESPSMISTPITPYLKKRLMMRHSRLALLSSANNTSEISKGVIEVSPTQRSVTSKVKRCLKLKRKNPEHLNMRRKADRAKLNGWDCWECREYYKNLSLPEEELKKRMNQCSRHRRIYERPNTPEGFWDPVFPETLSSTY